A genomic stretch from Methanothrix sp. includes:
- the hdrA2 gene encoding CoB-CoM heterodisulfide reductase HdrA2 produces the protein MRIGVYICHCGLNIAATLDVEELRRFAETLPNVVVARDIQFTCSDAGQNTIKSDIAELKLDAVVVAACSPRLHEPTFRRTITEAGLNQYMLEMANIREQCSWVHMDSPALATQKAKDLIAMAVAKAALLRPLETESVPVSRDVLVIGGGVAGISAALDLANAGLRVYLVERRPTIGGYMALLTDVFPTNDCSICVLAPKMAEVYANPMIKLMTYSEILAIEGTVGHFRVTGVTKPRYVDPTLCKGCINECSGACPVEVPNEYDFGLGKRKAIYMAIPQSVPLVACIDTDACIGCGLCAEACPADAVKYDQQSEEFKLDVGAIIVATGWQPFDASRKEEYGFGRYRDVVTTLQIERMLNAAGPTRGEIVRPSTGEIARSIAFIQCVGSRDHTVGNPYCSRICCMASLKNAQLIKERYPDADVAIHYIDIRAGGEGYEEFYLRAQRLGINFIRGRVSSVEEGDDGLYVHYEDTLLGKTLMKRYDLVVLSIGLEANRDAEVVGNLLGLSRRPDRFFEIAHPKMRPVEAHIDGVFIAGCASGPKEIQVSIAQGSAAASKAMQLLFKGEIELDPTVAFVDREKCIGCKLCVDTCPSRAISVKDTAFVDEARCKGCGTCAAACPVDAIEMRLFSDEQILAQIRAATAVKGEYPFIVGFLCNWCSYAGADLAGTSRIQYPTNIRIIRVMCAGRVDPSFVLEAFRRGADGVLVAGCRIGECHYVSGNLHALQRVEVLRGLLREIGIDPRRLKVAWCAASEGDVLARKIQEFVEELRDLGPVGTELAAALPSGKV, from the coding sequence ATGCGCATTGGGGTTTACATCTGCCACTGCGGGCTCAACATAGCAGCTACCCTCGATGTCGAGGAGCTGAGGCGCTTTGCCGAGACGCTCCCGAATGTGGTTGTGGCCCGCGACATACAGTTCACATGCTCTGATGCAGGCCAGAACACGATCAAGAGCGATATAGCAGAGCTCAAGCTCGATGCGGTCGTGGTTGCAGCATGCTCCCCGCGGCTTCACGAGCCCACATTTCGCAGGACCATAACCGAGGCCGGACTCAACCAGTACATGCTTGAGATGGCGAACATCAGGGAGCAGTGCTCCTGGGTCCACATGGACTCGCCGGCGCTGGCGACCCAGAAGGCCAAGGATCTCATAGCGATGGCAGTCGCCAAGGCAGCTCTGCTCCGCCCGCTCGAGACGGAGAGCGTGCCCGTTAGCAGGGACGTGCTCGTGATAGGCGGGGGCGTCGCCGGGATCTCTGCCGCGCTCGATCTTGCGAATGCGGGCCTGAGGGTGTACCTGGTAGAGCGCAGGCCCACCATCGGCGGCTACATGGCTCTTCTCACAGATGTGTTCCCGACAAACGACTGCTCGATCTGCGTCCTCGCGCCCAAGATGGCCGAGGTCTACGCAAACCCCATGATAAAGCTCATGACATACTCTGAGATACTCGCGATCGAGGGGACCGTGGGCCACTTCAGGGTGACAGGGGTCACAAAGCCGCGGTACGTGGATCCGACGCTGTGCAAGGGCTGCATAAATGAGTGCTCTGGAGCGTGCCCTGTGGAGGTTCCGAACGAGTACGATTTTGGTCTGGGGAAGAGAAAGGCGATTTACATGGCGATCCCGCAGTCTGTGCCTCTTGTGGCATGCATAGACACAGACGCATGCATAGGCTGCGGGCTCTGCGCAGAGGCCTGCCCTGCGGACGCGGTTAAGTACGATCAGCAATCTGAGGAGTTCAAGCTGGATGTCGGCGCGATAATAGTCGCCACCGGATGGCAGCCGTTCGATGCATCCAGGAAGGAGGAGTACGGCTTCGGAAGGTACAGGGATGTCGTGACCACTCTCCAGATAGAGAGGATGCTGAATGCGGCGGGCCCCACAAGAGGAGAGATCGTAAGACCCTCCACAGGGGAGATCGCGAGATCCATTGCATTCATCCAGTGCGTGGGATCAAGAGACCATACTGTGGGTAACCCGTACTGCTCAAGGATCTGCTGCATGGCGTCCCTGAAGAACGCACAGCTCATCAAGGAAAGATATCCTGATGCGGATGTAGCGATACACTACATAGACATAAGGGCCGGGGGCGAGGGGTACGAGGAGTTCTACCTCCGTGCGCAGAGGCTCGGCATAAACTTCATCCGCGGGCGTGTCTCCTCTGTGGAGGAGGGCGACGATGGTCTCTACGTCCACTACGAGGACACCCTTCTGGGAAAGACCCTCATGAAAAGATACGATCTCGTTGTGCTCTCCATCGGGCTCGAGGCGAACAGGGATGCCGAGGTCGTGGGGAATCTCCTTGGATTATCGAGAAGGCCTGACAGGTTCTTCGAGATCGCCCACCCGAAGATGCGGCCTGTGGAGGCCCACATAGATGGTGTTTTCATAGCAGGATGCGCATCCGGACCGAAGGAGATACAGGTCTCGATAGCCCAGGGGAGCGCTGCAGCATCGAAGGCGATGCAGCTGCTCTTCAAGGGTGAGATCGAACTGGATCCAACAGTCGCATTCGTGGACAGGGAGAAATGCATAGGCTGCAAGCTCTGCGTCGACACATGCCCGAGCAGGGCGATAAGCGTGAAGGACACAGCCTTCGTCGATGAGGCGAGATGCAAGGGGTGCGGGACATGTGCAGCAGCATGCCCTGTTGATGCGATAGAGATGCGTCTGTTCTCGGATGAGCAGATCCTCGCCCAGATCAGGGCTGCCACAGCTGTAAAGGGCGAGTATCCATTCATAGTTGGGTTTCTCTGCAACTGGTGCAGCTACGCCGGAGCGGATCTCGCAGGCACCTCCAGGATACAGTATCCGACGAACATCCGCATAATTAGAGTGATGTGCGCGGGCAGGGTCGACCCCAGCTTTGTGCTCGAGGCGTTCAGGCGCGGCGCTGACGGCGTTCTCGTAGCAGGATGCCGCATAGGGGAGTGCCATTACGTAAGCGGAAACCTGCATGCCCTCCAGCGGGTGGAGGTACTCAGGGGTCTTCTCAGGGAGATCGGGATCGATCCGAGGCGGCTCAAGGTGGCATGGTGCGCGGCGAGCGAGGGGGATGTACTTGCGAGGAAAATACAGGAGTTCGTCGAGGAGCTCAGGGATCTCGGTCCGGTCGGAACA
- a CDS encoding ribonuclease P, which yields MKRRQAHLLKDIARQRMERLFELARVNAETHPERSDRYVELALRIGMRLRVRPTKEMKRMFCKSCRGFLSPAQRMVRLRDGILVIRCMRCGHISRMRYR from the coding sequence GTGAAGAGGCGGCAGGCTCATCTACTGAAGGATATCGCACGGCAGCGCATGGAGAGGCTCTTCGAGCTGGCCAGGGTCAATGCAGAGACTCATCCGGAGAGGAGCGACAGGTACGTCGAGCTGGCTCTGAGAATCGGGATGCGTCTCAGGGTGAGGCCAACAAAAGAGATGAAGCGCATGTTCTGCAAGAGCTGCAGGGGTTTTCTGTCGCCCGCGCAGAGAATGGTCAGGCTGCGAGATGGCATTCTTGTGATAAGATGCATGCGATGCGGCCACATCTCGAGAATGAGATACAGGTAG
- a CDS encoding XTP/dITP diphosphatase — MMILFITSNRGKFVEAQRILGDIVQADLGYTEIQADTLEEVVLFGLKELSSRLDSPFIIEDAGLFIEALNGFPGVYSAYVQRTIGNSGILRLMDGIENRAAFFKSVVGYSAPGMEPVLFKGELHGGIGFEARGAGGFGYDPIFEVDGRTLAEMDLEEKNMISHRGRSMKALKRWLESR, encoded by the coding sequence ATCATGATTTTATTTATTACAAGCAACAGAGGAAAGTTCGTTGAGGCGCAGAGGATACTGGGGGACATTGTTCAGGCCGATCTGGGTTATACTGAGATCCAGGCTGATACGCTGGAGGAGGTTGTGCTTTTTGGGTTGAAGGAGCTGTCGTCCAGGCTGGACTCACCGTTCATCATAGAGGATGCCGGACTCTTTATAGAGGCTCTGAATGGGTTTCCCGGGGTCTATTCCGCTTACGTCCAGAGGACGATAGGTAACAGCGGCATACTCAGGCTCATGGATGGGATTGAGAATCGCGCCGCGTTCTTCAAATCTGTCGTGGGATACTCAGCGCCGGGAATGGAGCCGGTTCTGTTTAAAGGAGAGCTCCACGGGGGGATAGGTTTCGAGGCCCGTGGCGCCGGTGGGTTCGGCTACGATCCGATATTCGAGGTCGATGGCAGGACTCTTGCTGAGATGGACCTCGAGGAGAAGAACATGATCTCTCACAGGGGGAGATCCATGAAAGCGCTGAAGAGATGGCTTGAGAGCCGGTGA